From Spea bombifrons isolate aSpeBom1 chromosome 6, aSpeBom1.2.pri, whole genome shotgun sequence, a single genomic window includes:
- the MRPS25 gene encoding 28S ribosomal protein S25, mitochondrial — MPMKGRFPIRRTLQYLQSGDIVFKNNVKIMTVNYNTRGELGEGARKFVFFNIPQIQYKNPWLQIVMFKNMTPSPFLKFYLDSGEQVLVDIEEKSNTDIIKHVKKILGKSEETLQAEEQAKMFKSNPANFGPRKYHLRECMCEVEGQVPCPAFVPLPKEMTGKYKAKLRDNAEA, encoded by the exons ATGCCGATGAAAGGCCGGTTCCCGATCCGCAGGACCCTGCAGTATTTACAGAGCGGGGACATCGTCTTCAAGAACAACGTGAAGATCATGACGGTGAATTATAACACGCGGGGGGAGCTGGGAGAGGGGGCCAG gaagtttgtgttttttaatattcctcAGATCCAGTACAAGAATCCATGGCTACAGATTGTGATGTTCAAGAACATGACGCCGTCCCCCTTCCTGAAGTTTTATTTAG ATAGCGGAGAACAGGTTCTTGTTGACATTGAAGAGAAAAGCAACACGGATATTATAAAGCACGTGAAGAAGATCCTCGGGAAGAGCGA AGAGACGCTCCAAGCCGAGGAACAGGCAAAAATGTTCAAGTCCAACCCAGCGAACTTTGGCCCGAGAAAGTACCATCTTCGGGAGTGCATGTGCGAGGTGGAAGGACAGGTGCCGTGCCCTGCTTTCGTCCCGTTGCCAAAGGAGATGACCGGCAAATACAAGGCAAAGCTGAGAGATAATGCCGAGGCGTGA
- the RBSN gene encoding rabenosyn-5 translates to MASQYNAPFDEQGEVREGFLCPLCLKDLQSFYQLHSHYEEEHSSEDRDVKGQLKSLVKIAKKATNKLLKRDGAERADGGSQERYESYSYGGVDPCLWDPQELGATKSHLADFKRHRAARIDHYVVEVNKLIIRLEKLTSFDRVNTDSARIRAIEKSVVPWVSDQDVPFCPDCGNKFSIRNRRHHCRLCGSIMCKKCTELVTLQFASKLTSASKHSVSSHGSPNMSPNSSAQASRRGSISSLSSVSSVLEDKDDDKVRCCQHCKDTLIKREMQMDEKDHTPEIVKLYQKLRACMEKVDQKAPEYIKMAQSINAGETTYNLDFANNVRLEVQKLYELIDAFSKKILILGMNEEPKPHPKTQQLQKMVRYSATLFVQEKLLGLMSLPTKEKYEELKEKRRQENEQKMQRERQAALEAQRRGDEKKGDAASRSSDALNGELSPRGGIRKVEGWLPTPGAPRNRETLDPLLQQIENITSYIQQAREAGRVDEVQMLEENLRQLQEEYDQQQVETAIRMSKELAEEEDMQREQLEVLRRREEEREQLKGLVKHNRTHSLDFREQAQMSIWQDMQTSALDLELPKRDLSPLLSSSTPGITQSRSETETDPDLLSRPVCLSPVMSHVEVNKTTPPNPFEEDEPAPALPNHTQQNGRKEYNPFDEDDEEKPDGDQTDKPGSGLDYYNPFENSKDNYLEPVASKNPFEDDEQAGSGNPFEESMEEEQIEEELLLQQIDNIKAYIFDAKHSGRLDEVEVLTENLRELKMTLAKQKGQTK, encoded by the exons ATGGCATCTCAATATAACGCACCCTTTGACGAACAGGGAGAGGTGCGGGAGGGTTTCTTGTGCCCACTATGTTTGAAGGATCTCCAGTCCTTTTACCAGCTTCATTCCCATTATGAAGAAGAACATTCCAGTGAAGACAGAGATGTGAAGGGACAGCTGAAAA GTCTGGTGAAAATTGCCAAGAAGGCAACAAACAAGCTGCTAAAGAGAGATGGAGCTGAGCGTGCTGATGGTGGGAGCCAGGAGCGATATGAATCGTATAGTTATGGTGGAGTAGATCCATGCTTGTGGGACCCTCAGGAGCTGG GAGCCACAAAGAGCCACCTGGCAGATTTTAAGAGACATCGAGCTGCCCGGATTGACCATTATGTTGTGGAAGTGAACAAGTTAATTATCCGCTTAGAAAAG CTAACATCATTTGACCGAGTTAATACGGACTCTGCCAGGATAAGAG CCATAGAAAAGTCTGTGGTACCGTGGGTTAGTGACCAGGATGTGCCGTTCTGCCCTGACTGCGGGAATAAGTTTAGCATCCGTAACAGGCGCCACCACTGTCGGCTGTGTGGATCCATAATGTGCAAGAAATGTACCGAACTTGTCACACTCCAGTTTGCTA GTAAGCTAACCAGTGCCAGCAAACACTCGGTGTCTTCTCATGGTAGCCCCAACATGTCCCCGAACAGCAGCGCCCAGGCGTCACGCAGGGGCAGCATCAGCAGTCTTAGCAGCGTCAGCTCGGTCCTGGAGGACAAAGACGACGACAAGGTCCGTTGTTGCCAGCACTGCAAGGACACGCTGATCAAACGGGAGATGCAGATGGACGAGAAGGACCACACGCCTGAAATCGTCAAACTCTATCAG AAACTCAGAGCCTGTATGGAGAAGGTTGATCAGAAGGCACCTGAATATATCAAGATGGCTCAGTCTATAAA CGCGGGTGAGACAACCTACAATTTGGACTTTGCCAATAATGTTCGGCTGGAGGTGCAGAAACTCTATGAATTAATAGATGCATTCAG CAAGAAGATTCTTATCTTGGGAATGAATGAAGAGCCTAAACCTCACCCCAAAACTCAGCAGCTCCAGAAGATGGTGAGATACTCAGCCACGCTGTTTGTGCAG GAAAAGCTTCTGGGTCTGATGTCTCTGCCTACTAAGGAGAAGTACGAGGAGCTGAAGGAGAAGCGCAGGCAGGAGAACGAGCAGAAGATGCAGAGGGAACGGCAG GCAGCACTTGAGGCACAGAGGAGAGGAGATGAGAAAAAAGGAGACGCTGCCTCTCGCTCATCTGATGCACTCAACGGAGAACTTTCTCCAAGAGGAGGCATTCGGAAGGTGGAAGGGTGGCTTCCGACACCTGGAGCTCCTAGAAATAGAGAGACCCTGGACCCGCTTCTCCAGCAGATCGAGAACATAACCTCGTACATCCAACAAGCGAGAGAGGCCGGGCGTGTGGATGAGGTGCAAATGCTAGAGGAGAATCTGCGACAGCTACAGGAGGAGTATGATCAGCAACAGGTGGAAACTGCTATTCGGATGTCCAAGGAGCTGGCCGAAGAGGAGGATATGCAGAGAGAGCAGCTGGAGGTGCTcaggaggagagaagaggaaCGAGAGCAACTTAAGGGCTTGGTTAAACACAACAGGACTCATTCGCTGGACTTTAGAGAGCAGGCGCAGATGTCCATCTGGCAAGACATGCAGACATCAGCACTGGACTTGGAGCTCCCTAAAAGAGATTTAAGTCCTCTTTTGTCCTCTTCAACTCCTGGAATAACTCAAAGTAGAAGCGAGACGGAAACCGATCCTGACCTACTTAGTCGTCCTGTGTGTCTTTCCCCAGTAATGTCCCATGTGGAAGTGAATAAAACTACCCCACCAAACCCATTTGAAGAGGATGAGCCTGCACCTGCCCTTCCAAACCACACTCAGCAAAATGGTCGGAAAGAATATAACCCTtttgatgaggatgatgaggagAAGCCAGATGGAGACCAAACCGATAAACCTGGTTCCGGACTGGACTATTACAATCCCTTTGAAAACTCTAAAGATAATTACTTGGAGCCGGTGGCTTCAAAAAACCCCTTTGAGGATGATGAGCAAGCTGGGTCGGGGAACCCATTTGAGGAGTCGATGGAGGAAGAGCAGATAGAAGAAGAATTGCTCCTGCAGCAGATTGACAACATCAAGGCGTACATCTTCGATGCCAAGCACAGCGGTCGTCTAGATGAGGTGGAGGTCTTGACAGAGAATCTGAGAGAACTGAAGATGACACTGGCTAAACAGAAAGGACAGACCAAGTGA
- the TRH gene encoding thyrotropin releasing hormone encodes MTSAWWLLLLGATLSQMVGTQEQPLPDDEELQAEDNVDLSNMLQRAQRILIRSMLQRMEEEEQNDKESEPPALEWISKRQHPGKRLLDEMEKRQHPGKREEGDWYLDLPKRQHPGRRSPMGDQYLDSSNSALELLNDISKRQHPGKRNPSHIKRQHPGKRGWDEEEDTELSDLRDVEKRQHPGKRYMESESLDYMPPCEGSDPFNCSKGSLLLELLDNVNRGRMEEKRQHPGRRAVWEGEVPLVQE; translated from the exons ATGACATCCGCTTGGTGGCTATTGCTCCTGGGGGCAACTTTATCACAAATGGTAGGCACACAAGAGCAGCCTCTACCCGATGACGAGGAACTACAGGCAGAAGATAACGTGGACCTCAGCAACATGCTGCAGAGAGCCCAACGGATCCTGATCCGCAGTATGCTTCAGAGGATGGAAGAGGAAGAACAAAATGACAAAG AATCAGAACCCCCTGCTCTTGAATGGATTTCCAAGCGCCAGCACCCTGGAAAAAGACTTCTTGATGAAATGGAGAAGAGGCAGCACCCAGGAAAGAGGGAAGAGGGTGATTGGTACCTGGATCTCCCAAAGAGGCAGCACCCAGGCAGGAGATCTCCCATGGGGGATCAGTATCTAGATTCCTCCAACTCTGCATTGGAGCTCCTGAATGACATATCCAAGAGACAGCATCCAGGGAAAAGGAATCCATCCCACATCAAACGTCAGCACCCGGGAAAGAGAGGTTGGGATGAGGAGGAAGACACTGAGCTGAGTGACCTCAGGGATGTAGAGAAGCGCCAGCATCCAGGCAAGAGGTACATGGAATCTGAGAGTCTTGACTACATGCCTCCATGCGAGGGGTCTGATCCTTTCAACTGCAGCAAGGGAAGTCTTCTCCTGGAGCTCCTAGACAATGTAAATAGAGGGAGGATGGAGGAGAAAAGGCAGCATCCTGGCAGAAGAGCCGTATGGGAAGGGGAGGTCCCTCTAGTTCAGGAGTAA